The nucleotide window GAAGCTAAGCAATCCAAAGCCTCAGTGCACGGAGCTGGATCGCTTCGTCGCGGAGCCTGTGCTCGGACGGCGCGAAGCGCCGACCCGGGTGCTCGCAATGACGCGCGTTGTGAGGCGCGCCGAGCGCCCAACTAACCGAGCACATCCTGATTGACCACGTTGGCGCGGATCGGGTCGCCGTCGAGGACGCTCAGCATGTTGCGGGCGGTCTGCTCGCCCATGCGGTCGAGCGCCTCGCGGGTGACGCCGGCAACGTGCGGCGCGATGATCACGTTGGGCAGATCGAACAGTCTGTGGCCGTGTGGCGGCGGCTCCTGCTCGAACACGTCTAACCCGGCGCCGGCGAGCTTGCCGGCGAGCAGAGCGTCGTACAGCGCCTGTTCGACCACGATGCCGCCGCGCGCGGTGTTGATCAGATACGCGGTCGGCTTCATCTTCGACAGCCGGTTCGCGTCGAACAGCCCGGTGGTCTCCGCGGTCTTCGGGCAATGCAGGCTGACGAAATCGGCCTCCGGCAGCGCCGCGTCGAGATCGGAAACCTGCTTGCAGCCGGCCGCTTCGATCGCCGCCGCGGGCACGTAGGGATCGTACACCTCGACGTTCATTTCCATCGCCAGGCAGCGCTTGGCGGTGCGGGTGCCGATCCGGCCGAAGCCGACGATCAGCACGGTCTTGCCGAACAGGTCGAACGGCAGCAGCCCGAGCCGCGTCGCCCAGGCGCCGGTCTTCACCAGCGCGTGCAGCTCGGCGCCGCGCTTGGCCAGCGTCAGCATCATGAACAGCGCCTGCTCGGCGACCGAGGGCGAGTTCGCCGTGCCCGCGGTCATCAGCGGCACCTTGCGCCTGCTCAGCGCCGGCACGTCGATCGCATCAAAGCCGACGCCGATCCGCGCCACCACGCGCATCTGCTGCGCCGCGTCGAGTTCGCGCTCGCCGAACCTTGTGGCGCCGAGCGCGACGCCGTGCACCGGCGCTTGGCTGCGCAGCAGCGCGTCGAAATCGTCGGCGGAGATCATGTTGGGAAATTCGATCATCTCGATGTCGCCGCGTTCGGCGATCAGCGCCCTGCCCCGCTGCGACAACGATTCCGTCACCAGCAGCTTCTTGATGTTGGACGTCATTTCCTGCCCCGGACTCTTGTTCGTTGGTCGCGCCGCTGATGATGCGGCGGCGACCTGTTTCTGTATCAGGCGGCGCGTCGCGCGGTCCACCGGCAATTGCCGCGGATCAGGACCGCGTCGCCAGCGCCACGCCGGCCAGCGTCATCACCAGCGCGGCGATCTGGCCGAGCCCGAGCGGCTCGCCCAACGCAACCGCCGAGGCGACGACACCGATCACCGGCGTCGCCATGGTGCCGATCGCCGCGACCGACGCCGGCAGCCGCTGCAGCGCGGCGAACCAGCAGACGTAAGCGATGCAGAACTGGATCACGACCAGATACACCAACCCGGCCCAGCCGAGCGGCGTCAGCACCGAGACGTGCGGGATCTCGAACGCCAGCCCGATCACCGCCACCGGAATGCAGCCGAGCCCGATCTGCCACGCCGCCGAGGTGGCGCCGGGCAGCGCGATCGGAAACCGCTTCAGGAAGATGGTGCCGAGCGCAAAGCCGAGCGCGCCGGTCAGCGCCAGCATGATACCGGGCAGCTTCGTCATGCTGGCGGCAAAGCCCGCCGCGCCCATCAGAGCGGCGATGCCGCCGAACGCCAGCGCCAGCGCCGCCACCCGCCGCAGCGTCAGCCGCTCGCCGAGCAGTGGCCAGGCCAGGAGCGCGGTCCACACCGGCATGGTGTAGGCGATCACCGCGGTCTCGCCGGCCGGCAGCCACAGCAGCGCCAGCCCCATCACCGCCATCCACAGCGTGACGTTGAAGAACGCCGAGACCACCAGTCGCAGCCGCTGACTGCGCGGTACCGCCAGGCTATCGCCCCGCAGCGCGGCGTAACCGAACAGCGCCAGCGACCCGGCGATGCCGGTCAGGCCGCGCAGCGGCAGCGGCGGCCATTGCGAGATCAGATATTTGGTGACCGGCCAGCTCAGGCCCCAAGCCACGGTGGTGACGGTCAGGAACACCAGGCCGCCGGACGCGAGGCGCCCGCGCGCAGGACTCGGAGATGGTTCGGACATGGGAAACCCGGCAGGAGGAGCGCGCACAATGCCGGTGTTGGGCTCCGGACGCCACCCGTAACCCGGCACCTTTCAGGGGTCTTTCGTGAGTCGGCATTGGCAAGCCCCCGCAGCGAAAAAATACCTGCCCTGTGAACAGCGGGTGCAGGTGCAATCGGCAGCATGTCGCCGACTTTTTCGACTTTGGAATCTCTGAGGACTCACCGATACTTGACCGGGTCAGGGCGAGCCGCGGCCCCTGTTTTCCACCCTAATCCACCACATTTAGTATTTGATTCAGGAACCCGCACTATTGCTTGACGGGTCGGACGGAGTCGGCCTAGCTTCAGGCCGTCCAGCGAGGGAGTGCTTTTGTCCCGCCGGACGTTTCCCAGAAGGGTCCAGACCGACCACCTCCGACAGCCACAGCGGCAGCGGGGCGAGGCACCGTCTGCTCCTAAATCGACCGTTGGGGCGCATTCCGACGGGCCGGCAAAACGGCTCGCAAAGCGACATGGGGCGTTATGATGGGTGGAGGGTCCGGCTCGCAAAAATGCGGCCGTCGCCTCTGCCCGCGAAAACAGATGGAGCCGGGCCACGGCTCGCCGGGCGAACAAGG belongs to Rhodopseudomonas palustris and includes:
- a CDS encoding DMT family transporter, with amino-acid sequence MSEPSPSPARGRLASGGLVFLTVTTVAWGLSWPVTKYLISQWPPLPLRGLTGIAGSLALFGYAALRGDSLAVPRSQRLRLVVSAFFNVTLWMAVMGLALLWLPAGETAVIAYTMPVWTALLAWPLLGERLTLRRVAALALAFGGIAALMGAAGFAASMTKLPGIMLALTGALGFALGTIFLKRFPIALPGATSAAWQIGLGCIPVAVIGLAFEIPHVSVLTPLGWAGLVYLVVIQFCIAYVCWFAALQRLPASVAAIGTMATPVIGVVASAVALGEPLGLGQIAALVMTLAGVALATRS
- a CDS encoding hydroxyacid dehydrogenase encodes the protein MTSNIKKLLVTESLSQRGRALIAERGDIEMIEFPNMISADDFDALLRSQAPVHGVALGATRFGERELDAAQQMRVVARIGVGFDAIDVPALSRRKVPLMTAGTANSPSVAEQALFMMLTLAKRGAELHALVKTGAWATRLGLLPFDLFGKTVLIVGFGRIGTRTAKRCLAMEMNVEVYDPYVPAAAIEAAGCKQVSDLDAALPEADFVSLHCPKTAETTGLFDANRLSKMKPTAYLINTARGGIVVEQALYDALLAGKLAGAGLDVFEQEPPPHGHRLFDLPNVIIAPHVAGVTREALDRMGEQTARNMLSVLDGDPIRANVVNQDVLG